The Erythrobacter litoralis HTCC2594 nucleotide sequence GCATGGGGGCATTGCTGGAGTGGCTGGACTAGACGCGATAGACGAATTCGAGTCCCCGTGGTTCTCACGGGCGCTCGCCGGTGTCCTCGCGCTGGTCGCGATTGCGACCGTCGCCTCCCTCATTCCCGGCCCGCAATGGTGGCTCAGGATCTTCGACTTCGTGCTCGAAGTGCTGCTGTATGTTTGCCTTATCGGCGGCGTGCTGGCGCTGTGGGCCGATCGCTGGCGGTGGAAACTGATCGCCGGTTTCACGCTCTTCGGCAGTATGCTTCTGGCGCTGATCTGGCCCTATGTCGTCGTGGCTCCGAACGAGATCGACCTCGGCAAGCCCGAAGGCGCGGAGTGTTTCTCGCTGCTGACGCTCAACGTGCTGCAGGAGAACGACCAGTACGACCGCACGCTGGACCTGATCCGGGAGCGTGATCCGGACATGCTGCTGCTGACCGAGACCAACCAGGTCTGGCTCGATCGGCTGATGCCGGTGCTGGAGCGCTATCCCCAGCGCATGGCCGAGCCGCTCGACAATACCTACGGGATGATTTTCGCTACCCGTTTGCCCGTCCAGCGCGCGCAGATGCCGATGGACCGGATCGCCGACTTGCCGACGCTCTATGCGACGGTCACCATCCCCAATGCCGGCGACTTCGAGCTGATCGGCCTGCACCCGCGTCCACCCAAGCCGGGAGAAGATGTCGAGACCCGCAACCAGAACATCATCGAGGCCGGGGCCAAAACGCCGGACGGGCTGGAAGAGGCGCTCGCCATCGGTGACTTCAACGACGTGCCATGGTCGAAGACGACCGAGCAGTTCCGCGAGATGGGCAATTACGGCGATCCGCGGGCCGGGCGCGGCACCTATCCGACCTTCCCGTCATGGGCGGGCAAATTCGGCTGGCCGCTCGATCATATCTTTGTGAAAGGCGGGCTGCACGTGCGCAATTTCGCCGTGCTCGATGATGTCGGTTCGGACCACCGCCCGCTGGCGGCAGATATCTGCATGGTGCCGGAAAGCTCCAACTGATCGCTTTGGGCTAGTCCAGCGCCGCCGGGCCGAAGGCATCGGGCAAAAGCCGGCTCAGCCTCAGCTTGCGGACTTCGTCATTGCCGACACAGAGGATTTCGGGATCGGTCCCGCCCAGTTGCGCCAGCTCCTTGAGCACCTGTCGGCACCGCCCGCACGGTGTGATCGGCGCGCCATTCCCCTTGTCTGCCGGGCCCACGACCGCAACCGCTTCCAGCCCGCCGCGCATACCGTCTGCCATCGCCTTCGAAACCGCGACCGTCTCCGCACACAGCGCCAAGCCATAGCTCGCATTTTCGATATTGGTGCCGGTGACGACCGACCCATCCGAAAATCGCAGCGCGGCGCCGACGGCATAATTGGAATAGGGCG carries:
- a CDS encoding cytidine deaminase, whose product is MSDQDEALANAAREAATRSYSPYSNYAVGAALRFSDGSVVTGTNIENASYGLALCAETVAVSKAMADGMRGGLEAVAVVGPADKGNGAPITPCGRCRQVLKELAQLGGTDPEILCVGNDEVRKLRLSRLLPDAFGPAALD
- a CDS encoding endonuclease/exonuclease/phosphatase family protein, which gives rise to MAGLDAIDEFESPWFSRALAGVLALVAIATVASLIPGPQWWLRIFDFVLEVLLYVCLIGGVLALWADRWRWKLIAGFTLFGSMLLALIWPYVVVAPNEIDLGKPEGAECFSLLTLNVLQENDQYDRTLDLIRERDPDMLLLTETNQVWLDRLMPVLERYPQRMAEPLDNTYGMIFATRLPVQRAQMPMDRIADLPTLYATVTIPNAGDFELIGLHPRPPKPGEDVETRNQNIIEAGAKTPDGLEEALAIGDFNDVPWSKTTEQFREMGNYGDPRAGRGTYPTFPSWAGKFGWPLDHIFVKGGLHVRNFAVLDDVGSDHRPLAADICMVPESSN